A genomic window from Synechococcus sp. WH 8016 includes:
- a CDS encoding HlyD family efflux transporter periplasmic adaptor subunit, producing the protein MKQLPLWVMVGVLGAAVVGAGVWITRRPATKVQPAAAVQKVRAPEAVAALGQLKPAGEVRRLAAPASGFGGTPRIAALLVKEGDKIRKGQPLATFDNRPQIEAEIAEVDAQIQSAALEVKLQQREVSRYAAAAKVGAAAMVLYEEKQDELKRFQREGVELSAKRRSLEADLAESELLSPIDGVVLKIHSRVGERPGSDGVMEVGASQTMEALVEVYESDINRISIGQFVTLTSENGGFKGTLEGRVERITPQVRQRKVLSTDPTGDADARVIEVDVVLSPESEKRVTQLSGLKVIARFKTP; encoded by the coding sequence ATGAAGCAATTACCTCTATGGGTGATGGTTGGGGTGCTCGGAGCTGCCGTTGTCGGAGCCGGTGTCTGGATCACGCGCCGGCCGGCAACGAAAGTCCAACCGGCTGCCGCGGTTCAAAAAGTACGTGCTCCGGAAGCGGTTGCTGCCCTCGGTCAACTCAAGCCAGCAGGAGAAGTCCGTCGCTTGGCGGCTCCGGCGAGTGGCTTTGGAGGTACGCCGCGCATTGCCGCCTTGCTGGTGAAGGAAGGGGACAAGATTCGCAAGGGTCAACCCTTGGCAACCTTTGATAACCGACCCCAAATCGAAGCCGAAATCGCTGAGGTGGACGCCCAAATCCAATCGGCTGCGCTCGAAGTGAAACTGCAACAGCGAGAGGTTTCCCGCTATGCAGCCGCGGCCAAGGTGGGAGCAGCTGCCATGGTGCTCTATGAGGAAAAACAAGATGAGCTCAAACGCTTTCAACGGGAAGGCGTCGAGCTGAGCGCAAAGCGACGAAGCCTCGAGGCCGACCTTGCTGAAAGCGAACTGCTCTCTCCCATTGATGGCGTCGTGCTCAAAATTCATAGCCGCGTCGGCGAGCGTCCGGGCAGCGACGGTGTGATGGAGGTAGGAGCCAGCCAAACCATGGAGGCCCTGGTGGAGGTGTACGAGTCGGATATCAATCGAATTTCAATCGGCCAATTCGTCACCCTGACCAGCGAAAACGGCGGATTTAAAGGAACACTCGAGGGGCGTGTGGAGCGCATCACCCCGCAGGTGCGACAGCGAAAAGTTCTTTCCACCGATCCCACTGGAGATGCCGATGCCAGGGTGATTGAAGTGGATGTGGTTCTTTCTCCAGAGTCGGAAAAAAGAGTGACGCAACTCTCTGGTTTGAAAGTGATAGCCCGCTTCAAGACCCCATGA
- the devC gene encoding ABC transporter permease DevC — MIRAFWQRRRIPLASLMLIRQPVRLAVALAGISFAGILMFMQLGFRDGLFDASVTVHRLFDADIVLISPRSTSSVSMAGFPRRRLIQAMAAPEVEGITPVHWNLLLWRNPETLGTRSILALGFEPNHPLFTDPTLAAKAKLLTQKGRVLFDEKSRAEFGPVAQWFREGRTVESEIAGKRVRVAGLIGLGASFGADGNLLTSSETFLDLIPNTPSGSIEVGLVRLKDGSDAEQVAQRLQSQLPDDVTVLTKQGFIDFEQNYWRTSTSIGFIFTLGAAMGFVVGCVIVYQVLYSDVSDHLPEYATLMAMGYKLNSLLGVVVREGLLLALFGYLPAYAAGQGLYLLVRNATQLPVAMNTVRAVSVFSMILIMCMLSAGLAMRRLVDADPAEIF; from the coding sequence ATGATCCGAGCCTTCTGGCAGCGGCGCAGGATTCCATTGGCATCCTTGATGCTGATCCGCCAACCCGTGCGTTTAGCGGTTGCTCTGGCAGGCATCAGCTTCGCCGGAATTCTGATGTTCATGCAGCTGGGCTTTCGCGACGGCCTGTTTGACGCCAGCGTCACCGTCCATCGTCTGTTCGATGCAGACATTGTGTTGATCAGCCCGCGCTCCACCAGTTCCGTGAGCATGGCCGGCTTCCCCCGCAGGCGACTGATTCAGGCCATGGCCGCTCCTGAAGTGGAGGGAATTACGCCCGTCCACTGGAATCTGCTGCTTTGGAGAAATCCCGAAACCCTAGGGACACGATCCATTCTTGCGCTGGGGTTTGAACCCAACCATCCCCTCTTTACCGATCCAACATTGGCAGCAAAAGCCAAGCTGCTTACCCAGAAAGGCCGCGTCTTATTTGACGAAAAATCGCGAGCAGAATTTGGTCCTGTTGCTCAATGGTTTCGGGAGGGACGCACCGTTGAAAGTGAAATTGCTGGCAAAAGAGTTCGCGTAGCCGGTTTGATTGGCCTTGGAGCGTCCTTTGGTGCTGATGGGAACTTATTAACGAGCAGCGAAACATTTCTGGATCTAATTCCAAATACCCCTTCGGGAAGCATCGAGGTGGGATTAGTTCGCTTAAAAGATGGGAGTGATGCGGAGCAGGTAGCGCAACGCCTCCAATCCCAACTTCCCGACGATGTCACAGTGCTGACCAAGCAAGGATTCATCGATTTCGAGCAAAATTATTGGCGTACAAGTACATCAATCGGCTTCATTTTCACCCTCGGTGCCGCAATGGGCTTCGTGGTGGGCTGCGTGATTGTGTATCAGGTTCTTTATTCAGATGTCAGCGATCATCTGCCCGAATACGCCACCTTGATGGCTATGGGTTACAAGCTCAACAGCTTGCTCGGCGTAGTGGTCAGAGAAGGTCTGTTGCTGGCTCTGTTTGGCTATCTACCCGCTTATGCCGCGGGACAGGGCTTGTACTTGCTGGTGCGTAACGCCACCCAGTTGCCCGTGGCGATGAACACGGTGCGGGCCGTGAGTGTTTTCAGCATGATTTTGATCATGTGCATGCTCTCGGCTGGTCTTGCCATGCGCCGACTCGTGGATGCCGATCCGGCGGAGATTTTTTAA
- a CDS encoding DevA family ABC transporter ATP-binding protein: MATSSLTVDIHALSHWYGKGSTRRQVLQGVDLQIAAGEVVLLTGPSGCGKTTLLTLIGALRKVQEGDVEVFGQQLRGAARGQRQRLRRRIGMIFQGHNLLRCLTAEQNVQMGADLLPNLGYRARRDQAREWLRSVGLEDELGKLPHDLSGGQKQRVAIARALAAKPQLLLADEPTAALDSGTGREVVELLKRLAREQSCSVLMVTHDPRILDVADRLVRMEDGRLYQTIR, from the coding sequence ATGGCAACGAGCTCACTCACCGTTGATATTCATGCGCTGAGCCATTGGTACGGCAAAGGCTCCACCCGCAGGCAGGTGCTGCAAGGGGTGGACTTGCAAATTGCTGCCGGTGAAGTGGTGCTGCTCACCGGTCCTTCCGGCTGCGGCAAAACAACCTTGCTCACCTTGATCGGAGCCTTGCGAAAGGTGCAGGAGGGGGACGTTGAGGTGTTTGGACAGCAGTTACGCGGAGCAGCTCGCGGCCAGCGTCAGCGGTTGCGCCGTCGCATTGGCATGATTTTCCAGGGCCACAATCTCTTGCGCTGCCTCACCGCTGAACAAAATGTGCAGATGGGCGCTGATCTGTTGCCCAATCTTGGCTACAGAGCACGCCGCGATCAGGCACGGGAATGGTTGCGCTCTGTGGGTCTTGAAGACGAGTTAGGGAAGCTTCCCCATGACCTTTCCGGGGGCCAAAAGCAACGCGTAGCGATCGCCAGAGCCCTGGCAGCCAAACCCCAGCTTTTATTGGCCGATGAACCAACAGCGGCCCTCGATAGCGGCACTGGCCGCGAAGTGGTGGAGCTACTGAAGCGCTTGGCGCGCGAACAGTCTTGTTCTGTGCTGATGGTGACGCATGATCCGCGCATCCTTGATGTGGCAGATCGTCTTGTTCGAATGGAAGATGGGCGTCTCTACCAGACGATTCGTTAA
- a CDS encoding glycosyltransferase family 2 protein, giving the protein MFISVVIPTYNRRSILEKCLLALEHQDPSGEIENYEVVVVDDGSSDGTPDWLRKDAARFPHVRLVEQQHGGPAEGRNRGVDHAKGDVIVFIDSDLVVTSSFLASHARALSRRWNQQGNRLCFTYGAVINTANFDQPTAERHKLRDLSWAYFATGNVAIDRDVLERSGLFDVGFRLYGWEDLELGERLRQMGVELVKCPEAVGYHWHPAFRLDQIPDLIRVERERARMGLVFYRKHPSRRVRFIIQFTWLHRLLWSLLTLGGLLNERSLRPLMAWLIQRGQPSLALELLRLPLNRIGVEALYREARQAGLH; this is encoded by the coding sequence ATGTTCATCAGCGTCGTCATCCCCACCTACAACCGGCGCTCGATTCTTGAGAAGTGCCTGCTGGCACTGGAACATCAAGATCCCAGCGGGGAAATCGAAAACTACGAGGTGGTTGTCGTCGATGACGGTTCCAGCGACGGCACTCCCGACTGGTTGCGAAAGGACGCCGCTCGCTTCCCCCATGTTCGCCTTGTGGAACAACAGCATGGCGGACCTGCAGAAGGTCGTAATCGCGGCGTTGATCATGCCAAAGGAGATGTGATCGTCTTTATCGATAGTGATTTAGTGGTCACATCAAGCTTTCTCGCATCCCATGCGCGCGCCTTAAGTCGTCGTTGGAATCAGCAGGGAAATCGTCTCTGTTTCACCTATGGCGCTGTGATCAATACAGCCAATTTTGATCAACCAACAGCGGAACGACACAAACTACGCGATCTCTCCTGGGCCTATTTCGCAACGGGGAACGTCGCGATCGATCGGGATGTTTTAGAGCGTTCCGGATTATTTGATGTGGGCTTTCGCCTCTATGGATGGGAAGACCTAGAGCTTGGAGAACGGCTGAGGCAAATGGGCGTTGAGCTGGTGAAATGTCCAGAAGCGGTTGGATATCACTGGCATCCAGCATTTCGCCTAGACCAAATCCCAGACCTGATTCGCGTCGAGCGGGAACGGGCACGCATGGGCTTGGTGTTTTATCGCAAGCATCCCAGTCGTCGCGTCCGGTTCATCATTCAATTCACCTGGTTGCATCGCCTGCTTTGGTCCTTGCTCACCCTCGGAGGTCTCCTCAATGAACGCAGCCTGCGCCCGCTGATGGCCTGGCTGATTCAACGGGGCCAACCATCCCTGGCTCTGGAGTTGTTGCGCCTACCCCTCAACCGGATTGGTGTGGAAGCGCTGTATCGCGAAGCCCGGCAAGCAGGATTGCACTGA
- a CDS encoding 16S rRNA (uracil(1498)-N(3))-methyltransferase, protein MVAELRRLLIEPSRMADRDGDGCLVLRHDECHYLRRVLRLRPGAPVEVVDGRGHLWEGVLQEKGQLLLPGSCHTTTPASTPRLGLAIALVRRGMDEVMRMACELGVDCIQPLKATRSTPQADYKPDRWQLILKEAVEQCERLWMPQLLPLTSTGSWWTRPESRDTLAIATTRLEGLPALEPWLQRQTPGNNCIWLSIGPEGGWDPQEQAQALREGWSAVSLSEDILRSSTAAIAGVATLSSWRRTTPTGDQT, encoded by the coding sequence ATGGTGGCGGAGCTGCGTCGGCTACTGATCGAACCCTCCCGCATGGCCGACCGTGATGGCGATGGATGCCTTGTGCTTCGCCATGACGAATGTCATTACCTTCGCCGGGTGTTACGGCTGCGTCCTGGAGCACCTGTGGAGGTTGTCGATGGCCGCGGCCACCTTTGGGAGGGAGTGCTTCAGGAGAAGGGGCAACTCCTGCTTCCCGGCAGTTGTCACACCACAACCCCTGCCAGCACCCCTCGGTTGGGCCTCGCGATTGCTCTGGTTCGACGGGGCATGGATGAGGTCATGCGCATGGCCTGTGAATTGGGCGTGGATTGCATCCAACCCTTGAAAGCAACGCGATCCACACCCCAAGCGGACTACAAACCAGACCGCTGGCAGCTGATCCTCAAAGAAGCGGTCGAGCAATGCGAGCGGCTCTGGATGCCCCAGCTCCTCCCGCTGACATCCACGGGTAGCTGGTGGACGCGGCCGGAAAGCAGGGACACGCTGGCCATTGCCACCACACGCTTAGAAGGGCTTCCTGCTTTAGAGCCTTGGTTGCAGCGCCAGACCCCTGGGAACAACTGCATCTGGCTTTCGATTGGCCCGGAGGGAGGCTGGGACCCTCAGGAGCAAGCGCAAGCCCTGAGGGAAGGATGGTCCGCGGTCAGTCTCAGTGAGGACATTTTGCGCTCTTCCACTGCAGCGATTGCCGGGGTGGCAACGCTGAGCAGTTGGCGGCGTACGACGCCAACTGGAGATCAGACCTGA
- a CDS encoding DUF92 domain-containing protein: MVLPDQNITMWGIALLLNGVLIALAQRLPLLTRKGWVHAGILGTILWGCLGWRGWVAVVIYLVLGSLVTRLGFAQKQKQGLAEARGGRRGPANVWGSAFTGTVIALLIGAGIGSATLLLIGFAASFAAKLADTFGSEIGKRWGRTTVLITTLRRVPAGTEGAVSLEGTLASAAGSLVMMLVMAGLSFVTTPTAMAVVAIVGLIATLLESLLGALAQERVHWLTNEIVNGLQTAWAAVLAMLVAIPLGLAG; this comes from the coding sequence ATGGTTTTGCCAGACCAAAACATCACGATGTGGGGGATAGCCCTGCTTCTCAATGGCGTGCTGATTGCCCTTGCGCAGCGCCTCCCCCTTCTCACGCGCAAGGGTTGGGTCCATGCCGGAATTCTGGGAACGATCCTCTGGGGCTGCCTTGGCTGGAGAGGCTGGGTCGCCGTTGTGATCTACCTCGTGTTGGGGTCACTGGTCACGCGTCTCGGCTTTGCGCAAAAACAAAAGCAGGGGCTTGCGGAGGCGCGTGGAGGAAGGCGAGGACCCGCCAACGTTTGGGGGTCTGCCTTCACTGGCACCGTGATCGCTCTCTTGATTGGCGCAGGCATTGGCTCGGCAACGCTCTTGCTGATCGGATTCGCCGCCAGCTTCGCTGCCAAACTTGCCGACACCTTTGGCAGTGAAATCGGCAAACGTTGGGGACGAACCACCGTTTTGATCACCACCCTGCGCAGAGTGCCAGCTGGAACGGAAGGGGCTGTGAGCTTGGAAGGCACCCTGGCCAGCGCCGCCGGCAGCCTTGTGATGATGCTGGTGATGGCGGGACTGTCGTTCGTGACCACGCCCACGGCGATGGCCGTGGTGGCGATTGTGGGTCTCATCGCAACCCTGCTGGAAAGCCTGCTGGGAGCTCTGGCTCAGGAGCGGGTGCACTGGTTAACCAATGAAATCGTCAACGGATTGCAGACGGCCTGGGCTGCGGTTTTAGCCATGCTGGTCGCGATTCCTCTGGGTCTTGCCGGCTGA
- a CDS encoding sigma-70 family RNA polymerase sigma factor: protein MLSSQSLRRREQRRSLPKPILERNDAVLEHLGLAHHAAIRQAARYPGEQDELVQEGRLGLIHGLANFDPQRGCRISTYVLARVHGQILHFRRDRQHVLRIPWRLKDLHSRGMRLQAQRLQERLEPLDETGLAASLDVTVERWREALMAHALGHVDSLDVAPAIQAVEGELRSSLLDQIEAPPVMSASTFEATFEADEQEPRLRWLQGALKALEPRQRCWLLARYVDNIPIRDLALKEKVAPGLLRKAIREALSLLRQAARTPISRQDPEESRPAWLKPQPRPSAIR from the coding sequence ATGCTTTCTTCTCAAAGCCTTCGACGCCGCGAGCAGCGCCGATCGTTGCCCAAGCCAATTCTTGAGCGCAACGATGCTGTGCTCGAACACCTTGGCCTGGCGCACCATGCCGCCATTCGTCAGGCGGCCCGCTATCCAGGGGAGCAGGACGAGTTAGTGCAAGAGGGTCGCTTGGGGTTGATCCATGGCTTGGCCAATTTCGACCCTCAACGTGGATGTCGCATCAGCACCTACGTGCTGGCAAGGGTTCACGGTCAAATCCTGCATTTCCGTCGCGATCGCCAACACGTGCTCAGGATTCCTTGGCGCTTGAAGGACTTGCACAGCCGGGGGATGCGTCTTCAGGCTCAACGGTTGCAAGAGAGGCTGGAACCGCTGGACGAGACAGGCCTTGCTGCATCACTCGACGTGACTGTTGAGCGCTGGCGGGAGGCCCTGATGGCTCACGCCTTGGGCCATGTGGATTCGCTTGATGTTGCCCCTGCCATTCAGGCGGTGGAGGGAGAGTTGAGAAGCTCCCTGCTCGATCAGATCGAGGCTCCCCCAGTCATGTCTGCATCGACCTTTGAAGCGACCTTTGAAGCGGATGAGCAGGAACCCAGGCTTCGCTGGTTGCAGGGGGCACTGAAGGCTCTCGAGCCACGCCAGCGCTGCTGGCTTCTGGCTCGCTACGTCGACAACATTCCCATTAGAGATCTTGCTTTGAAAGAGAAGGTGGCACCAGGGTTGCTACGCAAAGCCATTCGAGAGGCGCTGAGCCTGCTGCGACAGGCAGCACGGACTCCGATCAGCCGGCAAGACCCAGAGGAATCGCGACCAGCATGGCTAAAACCGCAGCCCAGGCCGTCTGCAATCCGTTGA
- a CDS encoding GDSL-type esterase/lipase family protein, producing the protein MITTAPRKLVVIGDSGVYGWGDPEGGGWCERLRRQWMTLPSAPVVYGLGVRGDGLERIAQRWQQEWSCRGELRRQQPDGLLLSVGLNDSARVGRCDGRQQLTAEAFRFGLEQLLSVMTPATNVMVMGLSVVDEAVMPFADCLWYSNEAVAIHEAQLEETCLEADVPFLSLHRAMAAEPDWLTWLEPDGIHLNSTGHHWIYQRLQHWKPLLNWAGLEPHAQCTPLLMS; encoded by the coding sequence GTGATAACAACAGCGCCCCGCAAGCTTGTCGTGATCGGTGATAGCGGTGTGTACGGATGGGGGGATCCAGAGGGGGGGGGATGGTGTGAACGCTTGAGGCGTCAATGGATGACATTGCCCTCTGCCCCCGTGGTGTACGGGCTTGGTGTCCGTGGAGATGGACTGGAGCGCATTGCTCAGCGTTGGCAACAAGAATGGAGTTGCCGTGGAGAGCTCCGTCGTCAGCAGCCCGATGGCTTGCTCCTCTCTGTGGGCCTCAATGACAGCGCCCGTGTTGGCAGGTGCGATGGACGGCAGCAACTAACGGCTGAAGCATTTCGCTTCGGGTTGGAGCAATTGCTATCGGTGATGACTCCTGCCACCAACGTCATGGTGATGGGGCTCAGCGTGGTGGATGAAGCGGTCATGCCTTTCGCTGACTGCCTTTGGTACAGCAATGAGGCCGTGGCCATCCATGAAGCGCAATTGGAGGAAACCTGCCTGGAAGCTGATGTTCCGTTTTTAAGCCTGCATCGAGCGATGGCAGCAGAACCTGATTGGCTCACCTGGTTGGAGCCCGACGGGATTCATCTCAACAGCACAGGCCATCACTGGATTTATCAGCGTCTTCAGCACTGGAAGCCCCTTCTCAATTGGGCTGGTCTGGAGCCCCACGCTCAATGCACACCTTTGCTGATGTCTTGA
- a CDS encoding ABC transporter permease yields MNRLKPAAPLLTLLPSMALVPVLIVTWTGLHGGGLSIWQQCLSGALHPSMDPDVLHAVWHGLGVTMATALLSWSLSLLFGVLLGSACADVVWRSWTLPSWPAKGLRSALAIPRAVHELVWGLLLLQVFGLHPYVAVAAIAIPYSALVARIWRDHLDSADHRPLDALISAGVHPLSALMTALNPGMGPVLLSYGGYRLECALRSATLLGVFGLGGLGTELQLTLQSLQFRELWTGLWVLAAVMLMLEQLLRVWRERSDVGVHGQRRMLLFVSLATVLGVIGTVWLRHLVPDLFFGLSWLGLEVPSWTQLNAAAMELPWLRMILETLALAGLAAGIAIGLPPLALLLWPSPRWHQCCSIFWACMRWIPPPLMVLLLLLSNRPSLAIGALAIGLHNSGVMGRLLLEGLQQQGGQRQEALRAMGSSERMSWLYGLLSPQSPSYLAYGAYRSDVILRETVVVGVIGGSGLGWQLLESLSSFHWAAVVLVLCCYCALTISGESLSDRCRALWLQS; encoded by the coding sequence ATGAACCGCCTGAAACCAGCGGCACCGCTTCTCACCCTGTTGCCTTCCATGGCGCTGGTGCCCGTTTTGATCGTCACCTGGACAGGGCTGCATGGCGGTGGTCTGTCGATTTGGCAGCAATGCCTTTCGGGCGCCCTGCATCCATCCATGGATCCCGATGTTTTGCATGCGGTTTGGCATGGTCTTGGCGTCACCATGGCCACAGCTCTATTGAGCTGGAGTCTCAGCTTGCTGTTTGGCGTGTTGCTAGGCAGCGCTTGCGCGGATGTGGTGTGGAGAAGCTGGACGCTTCCCTCCTGGCCAGCCAAAGGACTTCGAAGCGCCCTCGCCATCCCGAGAGCGGTGCATGAGTTGGTTTGGGGCCTGTTGCTGCTGCAAGTGTTTGGGCTCCATCCCTATGTTGCTGTCGCGGCTATCGCGATTCCTTACAGCGCTCTCGTCGCCAGGATTTGGCGCGATCATCTCGATAGCGCTGACCACCGTCCCCTCGATGCCTTGATCAGCGCTGGGGTGCATCCGCTGTCCGCCTTGATGACGGCTCTCAACCCAGGGATGGGCCCTGTTTTGCTGAGCTACGGGGGGTACCGACTCGAATGTGCCTTGCGCAGCGCCACCTTGCTCGGGGTTTTTGGTCTGGGGGGGCTCGGCACCGAACTGCAGCTCACCTTGCAGTCGTTGCAGTTCCGCGAGCTCTGGACAGGTTTGTGGGTGTTAGCGGCCGTGATGCTGATGCTTGAGCAGCTGTTGAGGGTTTGGCGAGAACGTTCCGATGTCGGCGTTCATGGTCAGCGTCGAATGCTGTTGTTCGTCAGCTTGGCGACCGTTTTGGGAGTGATCGGCACGGTTTGGCTCAGACACCTCGTGCCTGATTTGTTTTTTGGCCTCAGTTGGCTCGGGTTGGAGGTTCCTTCTTGGACCCAGCTGAATGCCGCCGCCATGGAACTGCCCTGGTTGCGCATGATCTTGGAAACGCTCGCTCTCGCCGGGTTGGCTGCGGGGATTGCCATCGGACTGCCCCCCCTGGCCTTGCTCCTATGGCCCTCGCCAAGGTGGCATCAGTGTTGCTCGATCTTCTGGGCTTGCATGCGTTGGATCCCACCGCCGTTGATGGTGCTCCTTCTGCTGCTCAGCAATCGGCCAAGCCTGGCGATTGGAGCCTTGGCGATCGGTCTGCACAACAGTGGAGTGATGGGGCGTTTGCTGCTTGAAGGACTGCAGCAACAAGGCGGTCAGCGTCAAGAAGCGCTCAGGGCGATGGGGAGTTCAGAGCGGATGAGTTGGTTGTATGGCCTGCTCAGTCCTCAAAGTCCCAGTTATTTGGCTTATGGGGCCTATCGCAGCGATGTGATTCTCCGAGAAACCGTGGTGGTGGGGGTGATTGGTGGAAGTGGTTTGGGCTGGCAGCTGCTGGAATCACTCAGCTCTTTTCATTGGGCTGCTGTGGTCTTGGTGCTTTGTTGTTACTGCGCCCTCACGATCAGTGGGGAATCACTCAGTGACCGCTGCCGCGCGCTCTGGCTGCAAAGCTGA